A single window of Emcibacter nanhaiensis DNA harbors:
- a CDS encoding c-type cytochrome — protein MKKLIAGLVCLGLGVAASASAAPAKTGAQLYKRCSACHLATGQGVPGAYPALAGRLQPLAASEAGREYLVLVLKAGLMGPLTVDGVAYSSMMPGQAAALKTDGMAKVLNYVMEELNGLKDQDDWTPFTEEEVKAILDNNPKVRARDVMNKRAGVFGTD, from the coding sequence ATGAAGAAACTGATTGCAGGCCTGGTCTGCCTCGGGCTGGGGGTGGCTGCGTCCGCCTCTGCCGCACCGGCCAAGACCGGCGCCCAGCTGTATAAACGTTGTTCCGCCTGCCACCTGGCCACCGGACAGGGTGTTCCCGGGGCCTATCCGGCCCTTGCCGGGCGGCTGCAGCCGCTGGCCGCCAGCGAGGCGGGCCGGGAATATCTGGTGCTGGTGCTCAAGGCCGGCCTGATGGGCCCGCTGACCGTTGACGGCGTCGCCTACAGCAGCATGATGCCGGGACAGGCCGCGGCCCTCAAGACTGACGGCATGGCCAAAGTGCTCAACTATGTGATGGAAGAGCTGAACGGCCTGAAAGACCAGGACGACTGGACCCCTTTCACTGAAGAGGAAGTGAAAGCCATCCTCGACAATAATCCCAAAGTCCGGGCCCGTGATGTGATGAACAAACGGGCCGGCGTGTTCGGAACCGACTAG
- a CDS encoding c-type cytochrome — protein sequence MGRPLYRIVMLLGLGCYLAGAGALSAMAGNLPPKVNWMLNCQGCHKPDASGVVGEVPSMNGYVAKFLSVEGGRDYLARVPGVAFSPLSDQQTAELLNWMLATYDPDNLPQDFKPYSGEEVHRLRQSPLMTEAAEYRAQLMEKLDLQ from the coding sequence ATGGGACGCCCGCTGTACAGGATAGTGATGCTGCTGGGCCTTGGCTGTTATCTGGCCGGGGCCGGGGCCCTGTCCGCCATGGCGGGCAATTTGCCGCCCAAGGTCAACTGGATGCTGAATTGCCAGGGCTGCCACAAGCCCGATGCCAGTGGTGTGGTCGGTGAAGTGCCGTCCATGAACGGCTATGTCGCCAAATTCCTGTCTGTGGAGGGCGGCCGGGACTATCTGGCCCGGGTGCCGGGCGTCGCCTTTTCCCCGCTTTCCGACCAGCAGACCGCCGAGCTTTTGAACTGGATGCTGGCCACTTACGACCCCGACAATCTGCCGCAAGATTTCAAGCCCTACAGCGGCGAGGAAGTGCATCGCCTGCGCCAGTCTCCGCTGATGACTGAAGCGGCGGAATATCGCGCGCAGCTGATGGAAAAACTGGACCTGCAATAG
- a CDS encoding circularly permuted type 2 ATP-grasp protein — protein sequence MTSDDFALVEFFDELQLPDGSPRDGMEKFVTWMKEVPSEMLRVRQTEAEALFRRIGITFAVYGEGGDPERLIPFDILPRILQAKEWAFLSKGLTQRVTALNKFLADVYGKREIIAAGIVPERLVMLNKAYLPEMCGVRVPGGIYTHIAGIDLVRTGPDEFYVLEDNTRTPSGVSYMLQNREVMMRLFPNLFNSHAVAPVERYPDDLRDSLKTVAPIRCDGDPKVVVLSPGIYNSAYYEHSFLADNMGVELVEGQDLFVQDNNVFMRTTRGPEKVDVIYRRIDDGFLDPLTFRPDSALGVPGLMNVYRSGGVTLANAVGGGIADDKAIYMYVPDMIRFYLGEEPILKNVPTYWCARDDDYKYVMDHLPELVVKEVDGSGGYGMLVGPRSTKEECAAYAERIKANPGEFIAQPTLALSTCPTFVEDGIAPRHVDLRPFVLVGADKVRLVPGGLTRVAMKQGSLVVNSSQGGGTKDTWILEEGRNGNA from the coding sequence ATGACTTCTGACGATTTTGCCCTGGTTGAATTTTTCGATGAGCTGCAGTTGCCCGACGGCAGCCCGCGGGACGGTATGGAAAAATTCGTAACCTGGATGAAGGAAGTTCCTTCGGAAATGTTGCGGGTGCGCCAGACCGAGGCCGAGGCCCTGTTCCGCCGCATCGGGATTACTTTCGCCGTGTATGGCGAAGGTGGAGATCCCGAACGGCTGATCCCCTTCGATATCCTGCCCCGTATCCTGCAGGCAAAGGAATGGGCATTTCTGTCAAAGGGGCTGACCCAGCGGGTCACGGCATTGAATAAATTCCTTGCGGATGTCTACGGCAAGCGGGAAATTATCGCCGCCGGCATTGTTCCGGAGCGCCTTGTCATGCTGAACAAGGCCTATCTGCCGGAAATGTGCGGGGTCCGGGTGCCGGGCGGGATTTACACCCATATTGCCGGCATTGACCTGGTGCGGACGGGCCCGGACGAATTTTACGTGCTGGAGGATAATACCCGCACCCCGTCCGGCGTGTCCTATATGCTGCAGAACCGCGAAGTGATGATGCGGCTGTTCCCCAACCTGTTTAACAGCCATGCGGTGGCGCCGGTGGAACGCTATCCGGACGATCTCCGCGACAGTCTCAAAACGGTTGCCCCTATCCGCTGCGACGGTGATCCCAAAGTGGTGGTGTTGTCGCCCGGGATCTATAATTCCGCCTATTACGAGCATAGTTTTCTGGCCGATAACATGGGCGTGGAACTGGTCGAGGGCCAGGACCTGTTCGTCCAGGACAATAATGTTTTCATGCGCACCACTCGCGGTCCGGAGAAGGTGGATGTAATTTATCGCCGGATTGATGACGGTTTTCTCGACCCGCTGACGTTCCGGCCGGACAGCGCCCTCGGCGTGCCGGGCCTGATGAACGTCTATCGCTCCGGCGGGGTGACGCTGGCCAATGCCGTCGGCGGCGGCATCGCCGATGACAAGGCGATCTACATGTATGTGCCCGACATGATCCGCTTTTACCTCGGCGAGGAGCCGATTCTGAAGAATGTCCCCACATACTGGTGCGCCCGGGACGACGACTATAAATATGTAATGGACCATCTGCCGGAACTGGTGGTCAAGGAGGTGGACGGCTCCGGCGGCTACGGCATGCTGGTGGGGCCGCGCTCCACCAAAGAGGAATGCGCCGCCTATGCGGAGCGGATCAAGGCCAACCCGGGCGAATTCATCGCCCAGCCCACCCTGGCCCTGTCCACCTGCCCGACCTTTGTCGAGGACGGCATTGCCCCGCGCCATGTGGACCTCCGGCCCTTTGTCCTGGTTGGCGCCGACAAGGTCCGGCTGGTGCCCGGCGGCCTTACCCGGGTGGCCATGAAGCAGGGCTCCCTGGTGGTCAACAGCTCCCAGGGAGGGGGCACCAAGGATACCTGGATTCTGGAAGAGGGGAGGAATGGCAATGCTTAG
- a CDS encoding alpha-E domain-containing protein: protein MLSRTAASLYWMGRYMERAENLARILEVGYRMNQMPEWESGGPRNEWRSTVIAASAEAGLIEKHGEASLDSAISYICLDEENPSSIMSCLKSARTNGRAVRTALTVDAWDFLNHTWLEFNGHWRKSLNRDNLLNFLDWVKIRATLFHGAIRGGMLRDEAFAFVNLGLHVERADNTARILDVKYHVLLPQGESLGGSVDYYQWATILRSVSALGSYHWLYRDSIKPWLVAELLILREEMPRSLVYTLGRVVRYLDMIAESHGKRHNCHRLAGSLYSQLGYAQIEEVFQGGLHEYLTEFLARTNALGDEIARNYHFV from the coding sequence ATGCTTAGCCGTACTGCCGCCAGCCTCTACTGGATGGGCCGCTATATGGAGCGGGCGGAGAATCTCGCCCGTATCCTCGAGGTCGGCTACCGGATGAACCAGATGCCGGAGTGGGAAAGCGGCGGACCGCGCAATGAATGGCGCTCCACTGTCATTGCCGCCTCGGCGGAAGCCGGCCTGATCGAAAAACATGGCGAGGCCAGCCTGGACAGCGCCATTTCCTATATCTGCCTGGATGAGGAAAACCCCTCCTCGATCATGAGTTGCCTGAAAAGTGCCCGCACCAACGGCCGGGCGGTGCGTACCGCCCTGACGGTGGATGCCTGGGACTTTCTCAATCACACCTGGCTGGAATTCAACGGCCACTGGCGCAAGAGCCTGAACCGGGACAATCTTCTCAATTTCCTGGACTGGGTCAAGATCCGGGCGACGCTGTTCCACGGCGCCATTCGCGGCGGCATGCTCAGGGACGAAGCCTTTGCCTTTGTCAATCTTGGCCTGCATGTGGAGCGGGCGGATAATACGGCCCGCATCCTGGATGTGAAATATCACGTCCTGCTGCCGCAGGGGGAAAGCCTCGGTGGATCGGTGGATTATTACCAGTGGGCGACGATCCTGCGCTCGGTGTCGGCGCTGGGGTCCTATCACTGGCTCTATCGGGACAGCATCAAACCCTGGCTGGTGGCCGAACTCCTGATCCTGCGCGAGGAAATGCCCCGTTCTCTGGTTTACACTCTGGGCCGGGTGGTGCGCTATCTGGACATGATCGCCGAATCTCATGGCAAACGACATAACTGCCACCGGCTGGCCGGCAGCCTTTATTCGCAGCTGGGGTATGCCCAGATAGAGGAGGTCTTCCAAGGCGGCCTGCACGAGTATCTCACCGAATTCCTGGCCCGCACCAATGCGCTTGGTGATGAAATCGCCCGCAATTATCATTTTGTCTAG
- a CDS encoding transglutaminase family protein, whose protein sequence is MRINVEHETRYTYETPVSYTIQSLRLTPQPFDGQVVRSWEIEAPGAGFLHAFTDSFGNLTHTLVIDRPHEEVVIRVRGKVDTIDTNGLVAGALEPFPPLFYLRETAQSKPDGAIRALAGAARTAAEGDHLKGLHILMNSIRDAIEYQTGETHVHTTAVEALANGAGVCQDHAHVFIAGARSIGIPARYVSGYLLHTDTGEESEAAHAWAEALVPDLGWVGFDVANRVCAHDNYVRVGVGLDYWEASPVRGMRRGGGEEELAVSVRVAQSGGAAQQ, encoded by the coding sequence ATGCGGATCAATGTCGAACATGAAACCAGATACACCTATGAAACGCCGGTCAGCTATACCATCCAGAGCCTGCGCCTGACCCCGCAGCCATTTGACGGCCAGGTGGTGCGTTCCTGGGAAATCGAGGCGCCGGGCGCGGGCTTCCTGCATGCCTTTACCGACAGCTTCGGCAACCTGACCCACACGCTGGTGATCGACCGGCCCCATGAAGAAGTGGTGATCCGGGTCAGGGGCAAGGTGGATACCATTGATACCAACGGGCTGGTGGCCGGGGCGCTGGAACCCTTTCCACCGCTGTTTTACCTGCGCGAGACGGCCCAGTCGAAGCCGGACGGCGCCATCCGGGCCCTGGCCGGGGCGGCCCGCACGGCGGCGGAAGGCGATCACCTCAAGGGTCTGCATATTCTGATGAATTCCATTCGCGACGCCATCGAGTACCAGACCGGGGAAACCCATGTCCATACCACGGCGGTGGAGGCGCTGGCCAACGGCGCCGGGGTGTGCCAGGACCATGCCCATGTCTTCATTGCCGGGGCGCGCTCCATCGGCATTCCCGCCCGTTATGTCTCGGGCTACCTGCTGCATACCGATACCGGCGAGGAAAGCGAAGCGGCCCACGCCTGGGCCGAAGCGCTGGTCCCCGATCTCGGCTGGGTCGGATTTGACGTTGCAAACCGGGTCTGCGCCCACGATAATTACGTGCGAGTCGGCGTCGGGCTGGACTATTGGGAGGCCTCTCCGGTGCGCGGCATGCGCCGCGGCGGCGGAGAAGAGGAGTTGGCGGTTTCCGTCAGGGTGGCCCAAAGTGGCGGCGCGGCTCAACAGTAA
- a CDS encoding proteasome-type protease: MTYCVGLFLEEGLVMLADTRTNAGVDHISTYSKTFVWEKPGERAIIAMAAGNLAVTQAVINLIEEGIELEDDPHGAPHTMYTVPSLFQAARLIGHAVRQVYVEDAEAMKAQDTPFSVSFLLGGQIKGRTMRLFQIYAAGNFINASEDTPFLQIGEHKYGKPILDRALDYKDTSVTEGAKLALLSMDSTLRSNLSVGFPLDLVIYRKDALKVAVKVRLNEDDPYIKDLSARWSEALRAAYQAFPAPDWA; encoded by the coding sequence ATGACATATTGCGTGGGACTTTTTCTGGAAGAAGGTCTTGTGATGCTGGCCGATACCCGGACCAACGCCGGGGTTGACCATATTTCCACTTATTCCAAAACATTCGTCTGGGAAAAACCGGGTGAGCGGGCGATCATCGCCATGGCCGCCGGCAACCTGGCGGTGACCCAGGCGGTGATCAACCTGATCGAGGAAGGCATTGAGCTGGAAGACGATCCGCACGGCGCTCCCCACACCATGTATACGGTGCCGAGCCTGTTTCAGGCGGCGCGGCTGATCGGTCATGCGGTCCGCCAGGTCTATGTGGAGGACGCCGAGGCCATGAAGGCCCAGGACACGCCCTTCTCCGTGTCTTTCCTGCTCGGCGGCCAGATCAAGGGCCGCACCATGCGCCTGTTCCAGATCTATGCTGCCGGCAATTTCATCAATGCCAGCGAAGATACGCCGTTCCTGCAGATCGGCGAGCATAAATACGGCAAGCCCATCCTCGACCGGGCGCTCGACTACAAGGATACCTCGGTGACCGAGGGCGCCAAGCTGGCGCTGCTGTCCATGGACAGCACCCTGCGCTCCAACCTGTCGGTCGGCTTCCCGCTTGACCTGGTGATTTACCGCAAGGATGCCCTGAAAGTGGCCGTGAAGGTGCGCCTTAATGAGGATGACCCCTATATCAAGGACCTGTCCGCCCGCTGGTCGGAAGCCCTGCGCGCCGCCTACCAGGCTTTCCCGGCGCCGGACTGGGCGTAA
- a CDS encoding NUDIX domain-containing protein, whose protein sequence is MPYTYDYPHPAVTVDIVVLRDCDGELQVLLVRRAQEPFKDTWALPGGFVDIDEDLEQAARRELEEETGLRDIPLEQLHAFGAVERDPRERVISVAYLARLPENAPQPRAGSDAAAAAWFPLTALPDLAFDHRAILGLARQRLQASL, encoded by the coding sequence TTGCCTTACACCTATGATTATCCCCATCCGGCGGTGACGGTGGATATTGTCGTGCTCCGAGATTGTGACGGTGAGCTGCAGGTGCTGCTGGTTCGCCGGGCGCAGGAGCCTTTCAAGGACACATGGGCCCTGCCGGGCGGCTTTGTCGATATTGACGAGGATCTTGAGCAGGCGGCCCGGCGCGAGCTCGAGGAAGAAACCGGCCTCAGGGATATTCCGCTTGAGCAGCTGCATGCCTTCGGCGCCGTCGAGCGTGATCCCCGGGAGCGGGTGATCTCCGTCGCCTATCTGGCGCGGCTGCCGGAAAATGCTCCCCAGCCCAGGGCCGGGTCAGATGCCGCGGCGGCGGCCTGGTTCCCGCTCACGGCCCTGCCGGACCTGGCCTTTGATCATAGGGCTATTCTGGGCCTGGCCCGGCAGCGACTGCAGGCCAGTTTGTAA
- a CDS encoding Lrp/AsnC family transcriptional regulator, whose product MDKTDEKLLELLRLDSREPTASLARKLGLSRSTVQDRINRLVEKKIISGFTIRYHDEYRQQQITAHVMVCINQRHATGAIAQMKKMARIRALYVVSGSYDMIAVIKAPTMAEIDETLDDINAIDGVEKTTTSLVLSTKIDR is encoded by the coding sequence ATGGACAAGACGGATGAAAAACTGCTGGAACTGCTGCGCCTGGACAGCCGGGAACCGACCGCCTCGCTGGCGCGCAAACTCGGCCTGTCCCGCTCGACGGTGCAGGACCGCATCAACCGGCTGGTGGAAAAGAAAATCATTTCCGGCTTCACCATCCGCTACCATGATGAATACCGCCAGCAGCAGATTACCGCCCATGTGATGGTCTGCATCAACCAGCGCCATGCCACAGGCGCCATCGCGCAGATGAAAAAAATGGCCCGGATCCGGGCCCTGTACGTGGTCAGCGGCTCCTATGACATGATCGCCGTGATCAAGGCGCCGACCATGGCCGAGATCGACGAAACCCTCGACGACATCAACGCCATCGACGGAGTGGAAAAAACCACCACCTCGCTGGTGCTGAGCACCAAGATAGATAGGTAA
- a CDS encoding MBL fold metallo-hydrolase yields the protein MAKAFASSADLGEKVEKLEILADGVYALTAEGDPNVGAIEGEDFIVAFEARATPVAAQGWLDQLRQHTDKPIKYLVLSHYHAVRVLGAAAFEAESIIAHEKTKFLVEERGKQDWDSEYGRMPRLFKEPDTIPGLTHPDITFNDRLEIDLGGDRGQLVLEYCGRGHTAGDIVAWLPKHKILFAGDLIEAEAALYTGDAFHMDWASGTLDKIKSFGAEAIIGGRGTIPRGREACDAAVEQTREFLNTMIDKVGEVHKRGGTLKEAFLATHEALAPKFGHWPIFEHCLPFDVQRLWDEFDGIDWPRIWTAERDREVWDQLQD from the coding sequence ATGGCAAAAGCTTTTGCATCCTCCGCCGATCTCGGCGAAAAAGTAGAGAAACTGGAAATCCTCGCCGACGGCGTTTATGCGCTGACCGCCGAAGGCGATCCCAATGTGGGCGCCATCGAAGGCGAAGACTTCATCGTCGCCTTTGAAGCCCGGGCGACCCCGGTGGCGGCCCAGGGCTGGCTCGACCAGCTGCGCCAGCATACCGACAAGCCGATCAAATATCTGGTGCTGTCCCATTATCACGCCGTGCGCGTGCTCGGTGCCGCCGCTTTCGAGGCGGAAAGCATCATCGCCCACGAAAAAACCAAATTCCTGGTCGAGGAGCGCGGCAAGCAGGACTGGGACAGCGAGTATGGCCGTATGCCGCGCCTGTTCAAGGAGCCGGACACCATTCCCGGCCTGACTCATCCCGACATTACCTTCAACGACCGCCTGGAAATTGACCTCGGCGGCGACCGCGGCCAGCTGGTGCTGGAATATTGCGGCCGCGGCCATACCGCCGGCGACATCGTCGCCTGGCTGCCGAAACACAAGATCCTGTTTGCCGGCGACCTGATTGAGGCCGAAGCCGCGCTCTACACCGGCGACGCTTTCCACATGGACTGGGCCAGCGGCACCCTGGACAAGATCAAGTCCTTCGGCGCCGAAGCCATCATCGGCGGCCGCGGCACCATCCCGAGAGGCCGTGAAGCCTGTGATGCGGCGGTGGAACAGACCCGCGAGTTCCTCAACACCATGATCGATAAGGTTGGTGAAGTGCACAAGCGCGGCGGTACCCTGAAGGAAGCCTTCCTTGCCACCCACGAGGCGCTGGCGCCCAAATTCGGCCATTGGCCCATTTTCGAACACTGCCTGCCGTTTGACGTGCAGCGTCTGTGGGACGAGTTCGACGGCATTGACTGGCCGCGGATCTGGACCGCCGAACGCGACCGGGAGGTCTGGGACCAGCTGCAGGATTAA
- a CDS encoding FAD-dependent oxidoreductase, whose amino-acid sequence MSEQIQPVSKSGVPVRKHYGYRRPAVLDQGGREELEVLVVGGGPIGLTAGLDLARKGYKVVILNQMDILADGSKAICFAKQVLDVYDRLGINQRVMDKSVVWNVGKVFWGDRPDPIYEFDMLPVKNQKNPGFVNLQQYYLEEFLIDELESLDNVEIRWKNKLVSLEQDDEKVTAQVETPDGNYEVECKYLIACDGNKSPIRTMLGLDFEGRVFEDNFLIADIKFPMERPSERWFWFEPAFKGQSALLHKQPDDVWRLDFQVGWDVDKAEAIKEENVKPFIHGMLGDDVEFEWEWRSIYTFQCRRMARFLHGRVIFAGDAAHLVSPFGARGANSGVADVNNLVWKLDMVLKGKAPACLLESYNYEQTITADENILNSTRSTDFITPKSAVSKYFRNAVLSLAEKFDFARPLVNSGRLSVPVSFPDSPLNTKDEDLWAGGIAPGSPVLDAPVNHGKDWLQIQLGNEFLGLYFAGDDGCSDVVRASLPVRTLVVGPDGAPGVDLVDDTGLVRERYDAAIGTLYLIRPDQYVAGRWKQADPEKIQAALARATGEE is encoded by the coding sequence ATGAGTGAACAGATTCAGCCTGTATCAAAGTCCGGCGTGCCGGTTCGCAAACACTACGGCTACCGGCGTCCCGCCGTCCTCGATCAGGGCGGCCGGGAAGAGCTGGAGGTGCTGGTGGTGGGCGGCGGGCCGATCGGCCTGACCGCCGGGCTGGATCTGGCCCGCAAGGGTTACAAGGTTGTCATCCTCAACCAGATGGACATTCTGGCGGATGGCTCCAAGGCCATCTGCTTCGCCAAGCAGGTGCTGGATGTTTATGACCGGCTCGGCATCAACCAGCGGGTCATGGACAAGAGCGTGGTCTGGAATGTGGGCAAGGTGTTCTGGGGCGACCGGCCTGACCCGATCTATGAATTCGACATGCTGCCGGTGAAAAACCAGAAAAACCCCGGTTTCGTCAACCTGCAGCAATATTACCTGGAGGAGTTCCTGATTGACGAGCTGGAAAGCCTCGACAATGTGGAAATCCGCTGGAAGAACAAGCTGGTCTCGCTCGAGCAGGATGACGAAAAAGTTACCGCCCAGGTGGAAACCCCGGACGGCAATTACGAGGTCGAGTGCAAATACCTGATCGCCTGTGACGGCAACAAGTCACCGATCCGCACCATGCTGGGCCTCGATTTTGAAGGCCGGGTGTTCGAGGACAACTTCCTGATCGCCGATATCAAATTCCCCATGGAACGGCCGTCTGAACGCTGGTTCTGGTTCGAGCCCGCCTTCAAAGGGCAGAGCGCGCTGCTGCACAAGCAGCCGGACGATGTCTGGCGGCTCGATTTCCAGGTCGGCTGGGATGTGGACAAAGCCGAGGCCATCAAGGAAGAAAACGTCAAGCCCTTCATCCACGGCATGCTCGGCGATGATGTGGAGTTCGAGTGGGAATGGCGCAGCATTTATACCTTCCAGTGCCGGCGAATGGCGCGGTTCCTGCACGGCCGGGTGATCTTTGCCGGTGACGCGGCCCATCTGGTCTCCCCGTTCGGCGCCCGCGGCGCCAACAGCGGCGTGGCCGATGTCAACAACCTGGTCTGGAAACTGGACATGGTGCTGAAGGGCAAGGCCCCGGCCTGCCTGCTGGAAAGCTATAACTATGAGCAGACCATCACCGCCGACGAGAATATCCTCAATTCCACCCGGTCTACCGACTTCATCACCCCCAAGTCGGCGGTCAGCAAATATTTCCGCAACGCGGTGCTGAGCCTGGCGGAAAAATTCGATTTTGCCCGGCCGCTGGTCAACTCCGGCCGCCTGTCGGTTCCGGTCAGTTTCCCGGACAGCCCGCTCAATACCAAGGATGAAGACCTGTGGGCCGGCGGCATCGCCCCCGGCTCGCCGGTGCTGGACGCGCCGGTCAATCACGGCAAAGACTGGCTGCAGATCCAGCTCGGCAATGAATTCCTCGGTCTTTATTTCGCCGGCGACGACGGTTGCAGCGACGTGGTGCGCGCCTCGCTGCCGGTCAGGACCCTGGTGGTTGGCCCCGACGGCGCGCCCGGTGTCGATCTGGTGGACGATACCGGGCTGGTGCGGGAGCGCTATGACGCCGCGATAGGCACCTTATACCTGATCCGGCCCGACCAGTATGTGGCCGGGCGCTGGAAGCAGGCCGATCCGGAAAAAATTCAAGCGGCCCTCGCGCGGGCCACAGGCGAGGAGTAA
- a CDS encoding DUF2783 domain-containing protein, translating to MPLNMDANIKDPDAFYQALIQAHEGLSDEESQALNARLIIVLANQVGDKETLAQALELAKTMEAPAGL from the coding sequence ATGCCCCTGAACATGGACGCCAATATCAAAGATCCCGATGCCTTTTACCAGGCCCTGATCCAGGCCCATGAAGGTCTCAGCGACGAGGAAAGCCAGGCGCTCAACGCCCGGCTGATCATCGTGCTCGCCAACCAGGTCGGCGACAAGGAGACCCTGGCCCAGGCGCTTGAGCTGGCCAAAACCATGGAAGCACCGGCCGGTCTGTAA
- the hutI gene encoding imidazolonepropionase codes for MWDEIWENCTLVTLDPMQPTPYGLIADGAIAVRDGKIAWIGRRSDLENPEGAPCRDGEGLYLTPGFIDCHTHLVYGGDRIDEFEKRQQGISYTEIAHAGGGILSTVRATREATEQQLFEQAVKRLDRLVRGGVTTLEIKSGYGLDVENELKTLRVIRELDRKFPQDIRATFLGAHALPPEFADDRQGYVDLICTDMLPRIARENLADAVDGFCEIIGFSAREMEQIFDAAKNFGFELKLHAEQLSDCHGTALAARYKALSADHLEYVTEEAVKAMAASDMTAVLLPGAFYFLREEKKPPVHLFHKYNVPIAIATDHNPGTSPALSLPLMMNMAAILFDLTPEDCLKGVTVNAAAALGLKDRGTLSVGAKADFALWEIDHPAAFACEFGMLQCRRMVKDGREVPVHWN; via the coding sequence ATGTGGGACGAAATCTGGGAAAATTGCACCCTGGTCACCCTGGACCCTATGCAGCCGACTCCCTATGGCCTGATCGCTGACGGCGCCATTGCCGTGCGCGACGGTAAAATCGCCTGGATCGGCCGCCGCTCGGATCTGGAAAATCCCGAGGGTGCCCCCTGCCGGGACGGCGAGGGCCTGTACCTGACCCCCGGCTTTATCGACTGTCACACCCACCTGGTTTATGGCGGCGACCGCATTGATGAATTCGAAAAACGTCAGCAGGGCATCTCCTACACGGAAATCGCCCACGCCGGCGGCGGCATCCTGTCCACCGTACGCGCCACCCGCGAGGCGACGGAACAGCAGCTGTTCGAGCAGGCAGTAAAACGACTCGACCGCCTCGTGCGCGGCGGGGTCACCACCCTGGAAATCAAGTCCGGTTACGGCCTGGATGTGGAAAATGAGCTGAAGACGCTGCGGGTGATCCGGGAGCTGGACAGGAAATTCCCCCAGGATATCCGGGCCACCTTCCTTGGCGCCCATGCCCTGCCGCCGGAATTTGCCGACGACCGCCAAGGTTATGTGGACCTGATCTGCACCGACATGCTGCCGCGCATTGCCCGGGAGAATCTGGCCGATGCGGTCGATGGCTTCTGCGAAATCATCGGCTTCAGCGCCCGGGAAATGGAACAGATTTTCGACGCCGCCAAAAACTTCGGTTTTGAGCTGAAACTGCATGCCGAACAACTGTCCGATTGTCACGGCACCGCGCTGGCGGCCCGCTACAAGGCGCTGTCGGCGGATCATCTGGAATATGTCACAGAAGAGGCGGTGAAAGCCATGGCGGCCAGCGACATGACCGCCGTGCTGTTGCCCGGTGCCTTTTATTTCCTGCGCGAGGAAAAGAAACCGCCGGTCCATCTGTTCCATAAATATAACGTGCCGATCGCCATCGCCACCGACCATAACCCCGGCACATCGCCAGCCCTGTCACTGCCGCTGATGATGAATATGGCGGCGATCCTGTTCGACCTGACGCCGGAAGACTGTCTCAAGGGGGTGACCGTCAATGCAGCGGCGGCGCTGGGCCTTAAGGATCGCGGCACGCTGTCTGTCGGAGCAAAGGCGGATTTCGCCCTGTGGGAAATTGATCACCCGGCGGCCTTCGCCTGCGAATTCGGCATGCTGCAATGCCGCCGGATGGTCAAGGACGGGCGGGAAGTCCCCGTCCACTGGAACTGA